A genomic segment from Aliidongia dinghuensis encodes:
- a CDS encoding CoA-transferase, giving the protein MTGNCRPEELLIGVVAELIGRVRHVAVGALSPIPAAAALLGARRHDGMRVSILNSRRHSFFTDGGRELFDCAGQGRIDAFFLSGGQIDGAGNVNLVAIGDYAAPKARFSGSFGSAYLYYVVPKVILFRLEHTRRTLVEQVDFVSAPGTSAPGVYRPGGPHALVTNLCVFHFDKTAGRFTLASLHPGVTLEEVRDRTGFTFAAPDVVPTTAEPSEADLALMRGPVAQDLAETYPAFAAEVLGWRAPAGETVP; this is encoded by the coding sequence ATGACCGGGAATTGCCGTCCCGAGGAACTGCTGATTGGCGTGGTGGCCGAGCTCATCGGCCGAGTGCGCCACGTTGCGGTCGGCGCGCTGTCGCCGATTCCGGCCGCCGCGGCACTGCTCGGCGCCCGGCGCCATGACGGCATGCGCGTGTCGATCTTGAACAGCCGCCGCCACAGCTTCTTCACCGATGGCGGGCGCGAGCTGTTCGACTGCGCCGGCCAGGGCCGGATCGACGCGTTCTTCCTCTCGGGCGGCCAGATCGACGGCGCCGGCAACGTCAACCTGGTGGCGATCGGCGATTATGCGGCGCCGAAGGCGCGCTTCTCCGGCTCATTCGGTTCGGCCTATCTCTATTACGTCGTGCCGAAGGTCATCCTGTTCCGCCTGGAGCACACCCGGCGCACGCTGGTCGAGCAGGTCGATTTCGTGTCGGCGCCTGGCACCAGCGCCCCTGGCGTCTATCGGCCGGGCGGCCCACATGCGCTCGTGACCAACCTCTGCGTCTTCCATTTCGACAAGACGGCCGGCCGCTTCACGCTCGCGAGCCTGCACCCGGGTGTGACACTCGAGGAAGTGCGCGACCGCACGGGCTTCACCTTCGCGGCACCGGACGTGGTGCCGACGACGGCAGAGCCGTCCGAGGCCGATCTCGCGCTGATGCGCGGCCCGGTCGCACAAGACCTGGCCGAGACCTATCCTGCCTTCGCCGCCGAGGTGCTCGGCTGGCGCGCCCCTGCCGGAGAGACCGTTCCATGA
- a CDS encoding CoA transferase subunit A: protein MTAGHPTDLDAALRLVEDGALVAIPPDYAGVAMAATRALIRRGIRNLRLVCVPQSGLQADLLIGAGVVAEIETAAVTLGEYGLAPRFTAAIREQRIRIKDATCPAIHAGLQASEKGAPFTAMRGLIGSDLIKVRPDWRVIDNPFGSGDDPVALIPAIRPDVALFHAPMADRNGNVWVGKRRELVTMAHASATSVVTVERLYDGDLLADDTLAAGTLPALYVGRVAIVPEGTRPIRFGARPNDGPHLAEYAELAATDAGFATYLARELAR from the coding sequence GTGACCGCCGGACATCCGACCGATCTCGATGCCGCTCTGCGCCTCGTCGAGGACGGCGCGCTTGTGGCGATCCCGCCCGACTATGCCGGCGTCGCCATGGCGGCGACGCGGGCGCTCATCCGGCGCGGCATCCGGAACTTGCGCCTCGTCTGCGTGCCCCAGAGCGGCCTGCAGGCGGACCTGCTGATCGGTGCCGGCGTCGTCGCCGAGATCGAGACCGCGGCCGTCACGCTCGGCGAATACGGCCTTGCCCCGCGCTTCACGGCGGCAATCCGCGAGCAGCGCATCCGCATCAAGGATGCAACCTGCCCCGCCATCCACGCCGGGCTGCAGGCGAGCGAAAAGGGTGCGCCCTTCACCGCCATGCGCGGGCTCATCGGCAGCGACCTCATCAAGGTCCGGCCCGACTGGCGCGTGATCGACAATCCTTTTGGTTCGGGCGACGATCCGGTGGCGCTCATCCCGGCGATCCGGCCGGACGTGGCGTTGTTCCACGCCCCCATGGCCGATCGCAACGGCAATGTCTGGGTCGGCAAGCGCCGGGAACTCGTCACCATGGCCCATGCCTCGGCCACGAGCGTCGTGACGGTCGAGCGGCTCTATGACGGCGACCTGCTCGCCGACGACACGCTCGCGGCCGGCACGCTGCCGGCGCTCTATGTTGGCCGCGTCGCCATTGTGCCCGAGGGCACCCGGCCCATCCGCTTCGGCGCCCGACCGAACGACGGCCCGCACCTCGCCGAATATGCCGAGCTCGCGGCGACGGACGCCGGCTTCGCCACATATCTCGCCCGGGAGCTCGCGCGATGA
- a CDS encoding MBL fold metallo-hydrolase, giving the protein MSSSTPAAAAAAGLTFPHAAPPEPGGLVEIAPGVLWLRLALPFQLNHVNVYLIEDEGGWAVLDTGLGDDATRAAWQAVLAGPLAGSRLTRLIVTHFHPDHVGLAGWMCERYGLPLHMSQTEYLFSHAMQLDQTGIGDEPLRAFHRTTGLNTEQIEQVVGRGHSYLKRTTGLPPTFLRLMAGDRLPLGGRGFDILTGAGHAPEQVMLFEPATKLFFSADQILAKISPNVSVWSMEPEADPLGLYLRSLAEIRASLPEDAFVLACHNLPFYGLHRRIDELVQHHRHRCAEIADACRAAPKSAADIIPVLFHRPLDAHQTGFAVGEVVAHLNYMRRCGELTRETRTDGVHLYRVS; this is encoded by the coding sequence ATGAGCAGTTCGACCCCAGCGGCGGCCGCGGCCGCCGGTCTCACCTTTCCGCATGCGGCACCGCCCGAGCCGGGCGGCCTCGTGGAAATCGCCCCCGGCGTGCTTTGGCTGCGCCTGGCCCTGCCCTTCCAGCTGAATCACGTCAATGTCTACCTGATCGAGGACGAGGGCGGCTGGGCCGTGCTCGACACCGGGCTCGGCGACGACGCAACGCGCGCCGCGTGGCAGGCTGTGCTGGCCGGCCCGCTCGCCGGCAGCCGGCTCACCCGTCTCATCGTCACCCACTTCCACCCGGACCATGTGGGCTTGGCCGGCTGGATGTGCGAGCGCTATGGCCTGCCGCTCCACATGAGCCAGACGGAATATCTGTTCAGCCACGCAATGCAGCTCGACCAGACCGGCATCGGCGACGAGCCGCTGCGCGCGTTCCACCGCACGACCGGCCTCAATACCGAGCAGATCGAGCAAGTCGTGGGACGCGGCCACAGTTACCTGAAGCGGACGACCGGCCTGCCGCCGACCTTTCTCCGCCTGATGGCCGGGGACCGGCTGCCCCTCGGCGGCCGCGGCTTCGACATCCTGACCGGTGCCGGGCACGCGCCGGAGCAGGTCATGCTGTTCGAGCCCGCAACCAAGCTGTTCTTCTCGGCCGACCAGATCCTGGCCAAAATCTCGCCGAACGTCAGCGTCTGGTCGATGGAGCCGGAGGCCGATCCCCTGGGCCTCTATCTCCGCTCGCTGGCCGAGATCCGGGCGAGCCTGCCGGAGGATGCCTTCGTGCTCGCCTGCCACAACCTGCCGTTCTACGGCCTGCACCGCCGGATCGACGAGCTGGTCCAGCACCACAGGCACCGCTGCGCCGAAATCGCCGACGCCTGCCGCGCGGCGCCCAAAAGTGCTGCCGACATCATCCCGGTGCTGTTCCACCGTCCGCTCGACGCGCACCAGACCGGCTTCGCTGTCGGCGAGGTGGTGGCCCATCTCAACTACATGCGCCGCTGTGGCGAGCTTACGCGCGAAACCCGGACGGACGGCGTCCATCTCTATCGCGTCAGCTGA
- a CDS encoding EAL domain-containing protein: MSRSAQEEISTDQEYRLLEQVDRLSRHRNGRRAVHVHLSRLRSENRRDHHLRIAASTFENQVRAFEGQLFQLANQDLFFIYRDVHPSEIDEAVMRLRYLFTDDPLVQDSDETDGFCTWYDLERQYDDLRASAQALYEDAQRRQKRLAQIAGTGQTSKTPINAHRLGELIDIIAKADLSNLLRRQAVFAILTTQPPQPLFRELFISIGDLQKLVLPNYDILANRWLFQYLTETLDKRMLAMLSKNDDPAISNSFSLNLNVSTILSKEFMAFDSSLKAGARGTIVIELQMLDVYADIAAFTFARDFARERGYRLCLDGLNELTLPIVDREQLGIDLVKLQWKPNMADDRLPEKKAKIRDMVERTGKTKVIMCHVDTEEALRFGHSIGLAMYQGRFIDQLVAPRNAANRPR; the protein is encoded by the coding sequence ATGTCCAGGTCAGCACAGGAAGAAATTTCAACGGACCAGGAGTACCGGCTCCTGGAGCAGGTCGATCGGCTGTCGCGCCATCGCAACGGCCGGCGTGCGGTGCATGTCCATCTGTCCCGCCTCCGCTCCGAGAACCGTCGCGACCATCACCTCCGTATCGCCGCCAGCACATTCGAGAATCAGGTACGGGCGTTCGAGGGCCAGCTGTTCCAGCTGGCGAACCAGGACCTGTTCTTCATCTATCGCGACGTCCATCCGAGCGAGATCGACGAAGCGGTGATGCGCCTGCGCTACCTGTTCACCGACGATCCCCTGGTCCAGGACAGCGACGAGACAGACGGTTTCTGCACCTGGTACGACCTGGAACGTCAGTATGACGACCTGCGCGCGTCCGCCCAGGCGCTCTACGAGGATGCCCAGCGGCGCCAGAAGCGCCTGGCGCAGATCGCCGGCACCGGGCAGACCTCCAAGACGCCGATCAATGCCCATCGCCTGGGCGAGCTCATCGACATCATCGCCAAGGCCGATCTTTCGAACCTGCTGCGCCGGCAGGCCGTATTCGCGATCCTGACGACCCAGCCGCCGCAACCGCTGTTCCGCGAGCTGTTCATCTCGATCGGCGACCTGCAGAAGCTCGTCCTGCCGAACTACGACATCCTCGCCAATCGCTGGCTGTTCCAGTACCTGACCGAGACGCTCGACAAGCGCATGCTCGCGATGCTGAGCAAGAACGACGATCCGGCGATCTCGAACTCCTTCAGCCTCAACCTCAACGTCTCGACCATCCTGTCGAAGGAATTCATGGCCTTCGACAGTTCGCTCAAGGCCGGCGCACGCGGCACGATCGTGATCGAGCTGCAGATGCTCGACGTCTATGCCGACATCGCCGCCTTCACCTTCGCCCGCGATTTCGCGCGCGAGCGCGGCTATCGCCTGTGCCTCGACGGCCTCAATGAGCTCACCCTGCCGATCGTCGATCGCGAGCAGCTCGGCATCGATCTCGTCAAGCTGCAGTGGAAGCCCAACATGGCCGACGACCGCCTGCCGGAGAAGAAGGCGAAGATCCGCGACATGGTCGAGCGCACGGGCAAGACCAAGGTCATCATGTGCCATGTCGACACCGAGGAAGCACTGCGCTTCGGCCACAGCATAGGCCTCGCCATGTACCAGGGCCGCTTCATCGACCAGCTGGTCGCCCCCCGGAACGCGGCCAACCGCCCGCGCTGA
- the uvrA gene encoding excinuclease ABC subunit UvrA has product MQQISVRGAREHNLKNVDVDIPRDKLVVITGLSGSGKSSLAFDTIYAEGQRRYVESLSAYARQFLELMQKPDVDSIEGLSPAISIEQKTTSKNPRSTVGTVTEIYDYLRLLYARIGVPYSPATGLPIESQTVSQMVDRILGMPEGTRLLLLAPVVRGRKGEYKKELQDLQKRGFQRVKIDGTLYDIDEAPALNKKLKHDIEVVVDRVVVSGELGNRLADSIETALELSDGLLIAENADGGERTTFSAKFACPVSGFTIDEIEPRLFSFNNPFGACPACDGLGAKMYFDPDMIVPDERKSLADGAIAPWANSTSQYYSQTLESLAKHYHFSMKTPWSELPEEARRVILFGSDGKIVPLTYADGLRNYTTSKPFEGIVPNMDRRWKETDSAWIRDELSRFQNQQTCEACGGARLKPEALAVKIGGKHVSEVTALSIAEAGRWFAELTKTLSPKDAEISYRILKEINERLGFLNNVGLEYLTLARASATLSGGESQRIRLASQIGSGLTGVLYVLDEPSIGLHQRDNDRLLATLRRLRDIGNTVLVVEHDEDAIRAADHLIDMGPAAGAHGGEIIAHGTPEEVMAHPKSLTGLYLKGERSIPVPAQRRRIDKKKALEIVGARGNNLQNVSVKIPLSTFTCVTGVSGGGKSTLIIETLYKALAKRMNGAREQPLPHERIDGIERIDKIVDIDQSPIGRTPRSNPATYTGCFTPIRDWFAGLPEAKARGYAPGRFSFNVKGGRCEACQGDGLIKIEMHFLPDVYVQCDVCKGRRYNRETLEVTFKGKSIADVLDMTVEDGAEFFKAVPSIRDKLRTLEQVGLGYIHVGQSATTLSGGEAQRVKLAKELSRRATGQTLYILDEPTTGLHFEDVRKLLEVLHTLVDQGNTVLVIEHNLEVIKTADWLIDLGPEGGAGGGRIVAEGRPEAVSEVAESYTGRYLAPYLARAAADKRRRA; this is encoded by the coding sequence ATGCAGCAGATCAGCGTGCGCGGCGCCCGCGAGCACAACCTCAAGAACGTCGACGTCGATATTCCCCGCGACAAGCTCGTGGTCATCACCGGCCTGTCGGGCTCTGGTAAATCGTCGCTGGCGTTCGACACGATCTATGCCGAAGGCCAGCGCCGCTATGTCGAGTCCCTCTCGGCCTATGCCCGCCAGTTCCTCGAGCTGATGCAGAAGCCGGACGTCGATTCGATCGAGGGCCTGTCGCCCGCCATCTCGATCGAGCAGAAGACGACGTCGAAGAACCCACGCTCGACCGTCGGCACGGTCACCGAGATCTACGATTATCTGCGCCTGCTCTACGCCCGCATCGGCGTGCCCTACTCGCCCGCGACCGGCCTGCCGATCGAGAGCCAGACGGTGAGCCAGATGGTCGACCGGATCTTGGGCATGCCGGAGGGCACGCGCCTCCTGCTGCTGGCACCGGTCGTGCGCGGCCGCAAGGGCGAGTACAAGAAGGAGCTGCAGGATCTGCAGAAGCGCGGCTTCCAGCGCGTCAAGATCGACGGCACGCTCTATGACATCGACGAGGCGCCGGCGCTCAACAAGAAGCTGAAGCACGACATCGAGGTCGTGGTCGACCGCGTCGTGGTGTCGGGCGAGCTCGGCAACCGGCTCGCCGATTCGATCGAGACTGCGCTCGAGCTCTCGGACGGGCTGCTCATTGCCGAGAATGCCGACGGCGGCGAGCGCACGACCTTCTCGGCCAAGTTCGCCTGCCCGGTTTCGGGCTTCACCATCGACGAGATCGAACCCAGGCTCTTCTCGTTCAACAACCCATTCGGCGCCTGCCCGGCCTGCGACGGGCTCGGCGCCAAGATGTATTTCGATCCGGACATGATCGTGCCGGACGAGCGCAAGTCGCTGGCCGACGGCGCCATCGCGCCTTGGGCCAATTCGACGTCGCAATATTACTCGCAGACGCTCGAAAGCCTGGCGAAGCACTATCACTTCAGCATGAAGACGCCCTGGTCCGAGCTGCCCGAGGAGGCGCGCCGGGTCATCCTGTTCGGCTCCGATGGCAAGATCGTGCCTCTGACCTATGCCGACGGCTTGCGCAACTACACGACCTCGAAGCCGTTCGAGGGCATCGTCCCCAACATGGACCGGCGCTGGAAGGAGACGGACAGCGCCTGGATCCGCGACGAGCTCTCGCGCTTCCAGAACCAGCAGACCTGCGAGGCGTGCGGTGGTGCGCGCCTCAAGCCCGAGGCACTGGCGGTCAAGATCGGCGGCAAGCACGTCTCGGAAGTGACGGCCCTCTCGATCGCCGAGGCCGGCCGCTGGTTCGCGGAACTGACCAAGACGCTCTCGCCCAAGGATGCCGAGATCTCCTATCGCATCCTGAAGGAGATCAACGAGCGGCTGGGGTTCTTGAACAACGTCGGCCTCGAGTACCTGACGCTCGCGCGCGCGTCGGCGACGCTGTCCGGCGGCGAGAGCCAGCGCATCCGCTTGGCGTCCCAGATCGGCTCGGGCCTGACCGGCGTGCTCTATGTGCTGGACGAGCCGTCGATCGGCCTGCACCAGCGCGACAACGACCGGCTCTTGGCGACGCTGCGGCGGCTCCGCGACATCGGCAACACGGTGCTGGTGGTCGAGCATGACGAGGACGCGATCCGCGCCGCCGATCATCTGATCGACATGGGGCCGGCGGCGGGTGCCCACGGCGGCGAGATCATCGCGCACGGCACGCCCGAAGAGGTCATGGCCCATCCGAAGAGCCTGACCGGGCTCTACCTCAAGGGCGAGCGCTCGATCCCCGTGCCGGCCCAGCGGCGCCGGATCGACAAGAAGAAGGCGCTCGAAATCGTCGGCGCGCGCGGCAACAACCTGCAGAACGTCTCGGTCAAGATCCCGCTCAGCACCTTCACGTGCGTGACCGGCGTCTCGGGCGGCGGCAAGTCGACGCTCATCATCGAGACGCTCTACAAGGCTCTCGCCAAGCGCATGAACGGCGCGCGCGAGCAGCCGCTGCCGCACGAGCGGATCGATGGCATCGAGCGGATCGACAAGATCGTCGACATCGACCAATCGCCGATCGGCCGCACGCCGCGCTCGAACCCGGCGACCTATACCGGCTGCTTCACGCCGATCCGCGACTGGTTCGCAGGCCTGCCCGAGGCGAAGGCACGCGGCTACGCACCCGGCCGTTTCTCGTTCAACGTCAAGGGCGGCCGCTGCGAGGCGTGCCAGGGCGACGGGCTCATCAAGATCGAGATGCATTTCCTGCCCGACGTCTATGTGCAGTGCGACGTCTGCAAGGGCCGGCGCTACAACCGCGAGACGCTCGAGGTCACGTTCAAGGGCAAGTCGATCGCCGACGTGCTCGACATGACGGTCGAGGACGGCGCCGAGTTCTTCAAGGCGGTGCCGTCGATTCGCGACAAGCTCCGCACGCTCGAGCAGGTCGGCCTGGGATATATCCATGTCGGCCAGTCGGCGACGACGCTGTCGGGCGGCGAGGCGCAGCGCGTCAAGCTCGCCAAGGAACTGTCGCGGCGTGCTACCGGCCAGACGCTCTATATCCTCGATGAGCCGACCACGGGCCTGCATTTCGAGGACGTGCGCAAGCTGCTCGAAGTGCTGCACACGCTGGTCGACCAGGGCAATACGGTGCTGGTGATCGAGCACAATCTCGAGGTCATCAAGACCGCCGACTGGCTGATCGACCTCGGCCCTGAAGGCGGCGCCGGCGGCGGCCGGATCGTGGCCGAGGGCCGGCCCGAGGCGGTGTCGGAGGTGGCCGAGAGCTACACCGGACGCTACCTCGCGCCCTATCTCGCGCGCGCCGCGGCGGACAAGCGACGGCGCGCCTAG
- a CDS encoding phosphoenolpyruvate carboxylase, producing the protein MLASRLRALLASSTASTADGATLERLLRERLFVLAEQAEIDPFGNPILLMALEFSRMMDGGQASAGAIDQLIQRLSVKSFADRVDRQVRYLGDMDPQGNALAIAAVVRAVAGTPLLPFEAFRTRIERVVLGIVLTAHPTFGMPVELARALMRMASGRDEAGGPLGSTAGAETLREVMNAEHLPPQDLTLAVEHEFSVEALGHIQAALDRVNEIVLDVAAELYPERWTELRPSLITAASWVGYDLDGRTDIAWSDTFAKRLGVKLAQLKRHRAAAQRLAAVEKPVAAALAPAVEQLDRAIAMVEREQAVLATVSGHPERVGELSHLFVEGRDAGLVSAAPLRAAVAAGLAASEDRVVRRDLVALDASLMSHGLGLAHTHVRLNATQLHNAIRKQVGMETAPNDPSHRRSYHNAINDLLGAVEPVKVNFADLMAERATAKRLFMIVQQMVKYVDADTPVRFLIAETEAGFTLLTALYYARLFGVEDQVEISPLYETAEALERGDGIIEEALRSPHYKAYLKRTGRLTVQFGFSDSGRYLGQMAATFMIERLRLRLATLLARHELGDVQIVLFNTHGESIGRGGHPSSLVDRLRYVSPPVTRANFANLGIAVKEEVSFQGGDGFLPFMGFASALAVLRGVLETMLLPDPEAVEDPIYRENDYAVEFFATIQQLFESLVEDPNYAVLVSAYGANLVPRTGSRPTKRQHDGSARAMEVTHVSQIRAIPNNAILQQLGLLANTLYGVGRARAKDPELFNELTQRSPRFRRAMVMVETALGFSDLDVLKAHIDTLNPGMWLSRSAVTRRPTRATELRGVSSALERLDLYPALIKLYRRLQADFLDLTDRAGAHGGGLEGKLEPDRHHTLVLLHVVRLALIHRIYLLAMHVPDFSPHHGLMRADIVARLIRLDVPGAVQLLKDIFPKVDPGALPAEARVAEPSTYEGEATQGYAREHETLFDPLLALYGQVLRLSNAIAYQIGAVG; encoded by the coding sequence ATGCTGGCGTCGCGTCTGCGGGCGCTGCTTGCCAGCTCGACCGCGTCGACTGCGGACGGCGCTACCCTCGAACGTCTGCTGCGCGAGCGACTCTTCGTGCTGGCCGAGCAAGCGGAGATCGACCCGTTCGGCAACCCGATCCTGCTCATGGCGCTCGAGTTCTCGCGCATGATGGATGGCGGCCAGGCCTCGGCGGGTGCCATCGACCAGCTGATCCAGCGCCTCTCGGTCAAGTCCTTCGCTGACCGGGTCGACCGGCAGGTGCGCTATCTGGGCGACATGGACCCGCAGGGGAACGCGCTCGCCATCGCCGCCGTGGTGCGTGCCGTGGCCGGAACGCCGCTTCTGCCGTTCGAGGCGTTTCGCACGCGCATTGAGCGCGTGGTGCTGGGCATCGTGCTGACCGCACACCCGACCTTCGGCATGCCGGTCGAGCTGGCGCGGGCGCTCATGCGCATGGCGAGCGGGCGAGACGAGGCAGGCGGCCCGCTGGGATCCACTGCCGGTGCCGAGACGCTGCGCGAGGTGATGAATGCCGAGCACCTGCCGCCCCAGGACCTGACGCTCGCGGTCGAGCATGAGTTCTCGGTCGAGGCGCTCGGCCATATCCAGGCGGCGCTCGACCGGGTGAACGAGATCGTGCTCGACGTCGCGGCCGAGCTCTACCCGGAGCGCTGGACCGAGCTGCGTCCGAGCCTGATCACGGCGGCCTCCTGGGTCGGCTACGACCTCGACGGCCGGACCGACATCGCCTGGAGCGATACGTTCGCCAAGCGCCTGGGGGTGAAGCTCGCGCAGTTGAAGCGCCATCGCGCGGCGGCTCAGCGGCTGGCCGCGGTGGAGAAGCCGGTCGCAGCGGCGCTGGCCCCCGCCGTGGAGCAGCTCGACCGGGCGATCGCCATGGTCGAGCGCGAGCAGGCGGTGCTCGCCACCGTCTCGGGCCATCCGGAGCGGGTCGGCGAGCTCTCCCACCTGTTCGTCGAGGGGCGGGACGCGGGCCTGGTGTCGGCAGCACCCCTGCGCGCGGCGGTCGCGGCGGGGCTGGCGGCGAGCGAGGACCGGGTGGTGCGGCGCGACCTCGTGGCGCTCGACGCGAGCCTGATGAGCCACGGGCTGGGGCTCGCCCATACCCATGTGCGCTTGAACGCGACCCAGCTGCACAATGCGATCCGCAAGCAGGTCGGCATGGAAACGGCGCCGAACGATCCGAGCCACCGGCGCAGCTATCACAATGCGATCAACGACCTGCTGGGTGCGGTCGAGCCGGTCAAGGTCAATTTCGCCGATCTGATGGCCGAGCGGGCGACGGCGAAGCGCCTGTTCATGATCGTCCAGCAGATGGTGAAATACGTCGATGCCGACACGCCCGTCCGCTTCCTGATCGCCGAGACCGAGGCCGGCTTCACGCTCCTGACCGCGCTCTATTACGCGCGCCTGTTCGGCGTCGAGGACCAGGTCGAGATCTCGCCGCTCTATGAGACGGCGGAAGCGCTCGAGCGCGGCGACGGCATCATCGAGGAGGCGCTCCGCAGCCCGCACTACAAGGCGTACCTGAAGCGGACTGGGCGGCTCACGGTGCAGTTCGGCTTCTCCGATTCCGGGCGCTACCTCGGCCAGATGGCGGCGACCTTCATGATCGAGCGGCTGCGCCTCCGGCTTGCGACGCTGCTGGCACGCCACGAACTCGGCGACGTCCAGATCGTGCTGTTCAACACGCACGGCGAATCGATCGGCCGCGGCGGCCATCCGTCGAGCCTCGTTGACCGGCTGCGCTATGTCAGCCCGCCGGTGACCCGCGCCAATTTCGCGAACCTCGGCATCGCGGTGAAAGAGGAGGTGAGCTTCCAGGGCGGCGACGGCTTCCTGCCGTTCATGGGCTTCGCCTCGGCGCTGGCCGTGCTGCGCGGCGTGCTCGAGACCATGCTGCTGCCGGACCCGGAGGCGGTCGAAGACCCGATCTATCGCGAGAACGACTACGCGGTCGAGTTCTTCGCCACGATCCAGCAGCTGTTCGAGAGCCTGGTCGAGGACCCGAATTATGCGGTGCTGGTCAGCGCCTATGGTGCCAACCTCGTGCCGCGCACCGGCTCGCGCCCGACCAAGCGCCAGCACGACGGCTCGGCGCGCGCCATGGAGGTGACGCACGTCTCGCAGATCCGCGCCATCCCGAACAACGCGATCCTGCAGCAGCTGGGACTGCTCGCGAACACGCTCTATGGCGTCGGTCGCGCGCGCGCCAAGGACCCGGAGCTGTTCAACGAGCTCACCCAGCGCTCGCCGCGCTTCCGGCGCGCGATGGTCATGGTCGAGACGGCACTGGGCTTCAGCGACCTTGATGTGCTGAAGGCCCATATCGACACGCTCAATCCCGGCATGTGGCTGTCGCGCTCGGCCGTGACGCGGCGGCCGACCCGGGCGACGGAGCTGCGCGGCGTGTCGAGCGCGCTCGAGCGGCTCGACCTATATCCGGCTTTGATCAAGCTCTATCGCCGGCTTCAGGCCGATTTCCTCGACCTGACCGACCGGGCCGGCGCCCATGGCGGCGGGCTCGAGGGCAAGCTGGAGCCGGATCGCCACCACACGCTGGTCCTGCTGCATGTCGTACGGCTTGCGCTGATCCACCGGATCTATCTGCTGGCCATGCACGTGCCGGACTTCTCGCCGCATCACGGGCTGATGCGTGCCGACATCGTGGCCCGGCTCATCCGACTCGACGTGCCGGGTGCGGTGCAGCTGCTGAAGGACATCTTCCCCAAGGTCGACCCGGGCGCGCTGCCGGCCGAGGCCCGCGTGGCCGAGCCCTCGACCTACGAGGGCGAGGCGACGCAGGGCTATGCGCGCGAGCACGAGACGCTGTTCGATCCTCTTCTGGCGCTCTACGGCCAGGTGCTGCGGCTCTCCAACGCGATCGCGTATCAAATCGGCGCCGTCGGCTAA
- the ssb gene encoding single-stranded DNA-binding protein — protein MAGSVNKVILVGNLGKDPEIRTTNDGTKVASLSVATSETWKDRNSGERKERTEWHRVVIFNDRLVEVAERFLKKGAKIYLEGALQTRKWTDNSGQERYTTEVVLQKFRGELTMLDGRQGGGGEFGDDEGGGYSSGGGYGGGGYSGGGGGGYSGGSRGGSGSSGSGGGSRGPAPATDLDDEIPF, from the coding sequence ATGGCCGGTTCGGTGAACAAGGTCATCCTGGTCGGCAATCTCGGCAAGGATCCGGAGATCCGCACGACCAACGACGGCACCAAGGTGGCGAGCCTGTCGGTCGCGACGTCCGAGACCTGGAAGGACCGGAACTCGGGCGAGCGCAAGGAGCGCACCGAGTGGCATCGCGTGGTGATCTTCAACGACCGGCTGGTCGAGGTCGCCGAGCGGTTCTTGAAGAAGGGCGCCAAGATCTATCTCGAAGGTGCCTTGCAGACCCGCAAGTGGACCGACAATTCCGGCCAGGAACGCTATACGACCGAGGTCGTGCTGCAGAAGTTCCGCGGCGAGCTCACCATGCTCGACGGCCGCCAGGGTGGTGGCGGCGAGTTCGGTGACGACGAGGGCGGCGGCTACAGCAGCGGCGGCGGTTACGGCGGCGGCGGTTATAGCGGTGGGGGCGGGGGCGGCTATAGCGGCGGCTCGCGCGGCGGTTCCGGCTCGTCTGGCTCGGGCGGCGGCAGCCGCGGCCCGGCGCCCGCGACCGATCTCGACGACGAGATTCCGTTCTAG